A window of Hevea brasiliensis isolate MT/VB/25A 57/8 chromosome 14, ASM3005281v1, whole genome shotgun sequence contains these coding sequences:
- the LOC110672454 gene encoding ACT domain-containing protein ACR10 isoform X1, producing MGVLHEDAVVISEAEKPGESTVITVNCPDKTGLGCDLCRIILLFGLSISRGDLQTDGKWCYVVLWVVGKPNTRWSLLKKRLLEVCPSYFSTSEISYYRPQNQEPKQPDVFLLKFWCSYDREGLLHDVTEVLCELELIIKRVKVSTAPDGRVMDLFFITDTRELLHMKNRQEETIHYLKDVLGDALISCEIEPAGAEVTACSQGSSFLPSAITEDMFSLELPDQRRNGFLTPNPVTVTVDNTLSPSHTLIQIFCEDHKGLMYDMMRTLKDYNIQICYGRFFASTKRNCEVDLFIMQADGKKIIDPNKQNALCSRLRMELLHPLRVAVVSRGPDTELLVANPVELSGRGRPLVFYDITLALQTLSIGIFSVEIGRHMIHDREWEVYRILLDEGDGFTVSRNKIEEGVKKILMGWD from the exons ATGGGAGTATTGCATGAGGATGCGGTGGTAATCAGTGAGGCTGAGAAGCCTGGAGAGTCCACTGTGATCACTGTGAATTGCCCTGACAAAACTGGGCTTGGCTGTGATTTGTGCAGGATTATCTTGCTCTTTGGGCTAAGTATTTCTAGAGGAG ATTTGCAAACGGATGGGAAATGGTGCTACGTAGTGCTTTGGGTGGTGGGGAAGCCAAACACAAGGTGGAGTTTGTTGAAGAAGAGGCTACTGGAGGTATGCCCTTCATATTTTTCAACATCTGAAATCTCCTACTACAGGCCACAGAACCAGGAGCCAAAGCAGCCAGATGTGTTTCTCTTGAAGTTCTGGTGTTCTTATGACCGAGAAGGCCTTTTACATG ATGTAACTGAGGTTCTCTGTGAGTTGGAGCTGATCATAAAGAGAGTGAAGGTGTCCACTGCCCCAGACGGGAGAGTGATGGACCTCTTTTTCATCACAGATACTAG GGAACTCCTTCACATGAAAAATCGGCAAGAGGAAACAATTCACTATTTGAAGGATGTATTAGGAGATGCCTTGATAAGTTGTGAGATTGAACCAGCTGGTGCAGAAGTCACTGCATGTTCCCAAGGTTCATCTTTTCTTCCTTCTGCAATCACAGAAGACATGTTCAGTTTGGAGCTGCCTGACCAACGCCGAAATGGATTTCTTACCCCCAACCCTGTAACGGTTACAGTGGACAACACCCTGAGTCCTTCTCACACGCTTATTCAAATTTTCTGCGAAGATCACAAAGGTCTTATGTATGATATGATGAGAACCCTTAAGGATTATAACATCCAG ATTTGTTATGGAAGATTTTTTGCAAGCACAAAAAGGAACTGTGAAGTGGACTTGTTCATAATGCAAGCAGATGGCAAAAAGATAATTGACcccaataaacaaaatgcattgtGCTCTCGATTGAGAATGGAGCTTCTCCACCCCCTTAGAGTTGCTGTTGTTAGCCGTGGTCCTGATACAGAGCTGCTTGTTGCTAACCCTGTTGAGTTGTCTGGAAGGGGCAGGCCTCTTGTCTTTTACGATATTACACTGGCTCTCCAAACTCTAAGTATTGGCATCTTCTCA GTGGAGATTGGGAGGCACATGATTCATGACCGGGAATGGGAAGTGTATAGAATACTGCTTGATGAAGGGGATGGATTTACTGTTTCCAGGAACAAGATTGAAGAGGGTGTTAAAAAAATACTAATGGGTTGGGATTAG
- the LOC110672456 gene encoding glycine-rich RNA-binding protein RZ1C isoform X2: MLERDTGRPRGFGFITYADRRAMDDAIREMHGREFGDRVISVNKAQPKMGGDDLDHGYRGSYSSSGGRGGGGYGGDRPLGQDECFKCGRLGHWARDCPAAGGRGGGGGSFSSRSRFPAGDRGDRFGGDRDRYVDNRYDGGRYGDRDRFDGRDKYGSRDRYASDRYPPGGDRFGSDRFGGSDRYAHNGYGKDRAYDRDGVGRGGSDRYGSGGPPRNDRGYRNRPGPYDRPGRGGHPSSFDRY, translated from the exons ATGCTGGAAAGAGATACAGGTCGTCCACGTGGATTTGGTTTTATAACATATGCAGATCGTCGGGCCATGGATGATGCTATCAGGGAGATGCATGGACGGGAGTTTGGCGATCGTGTTATCTCAGTGAACAAGGCTCAACCTAAAATGGGAGGAGATGATTTAGATCATGGCTACAGGGGTAGCTACTCTTCATCGGGTGGCAGAGGAGGAGGAGGCTATGGGGGAGACAGACCTCTTGGGCAAGATGAATGCTTCAAGTGTGGGCGCCTAGGACACTGGGCCCGTGACTGTCCTGCTGCTGGTGGCCGTGGTGGAGGTGGAGGTTCATTCTCTTCACGTTCTAGGTTCCCTGCTGGTGACCGTGGCGACCGCTTTGGAGGGGATCGTGATCGATACGTGGATAACCGCTATGATGGAGGACGATATGGTGATAGGGACCGTTTTGATGGCAGAGACAAATATGGGAGCCGTGATCGCTATGCTAGTGACAG GTATCCTCCAGGTGGAGATCGCTTTGGAAGCGATAGATTTGGTGGTTCAGATCGTTATGCGCACAATGGTTATGGCAAAGACAGAGCCTACGATAGGGATGGTGTTGGAAGAGGAGGCAGTGATAGGTATGGAAGTGGAGGGCCTCCACGAAATGATAGGGGCTATAGGAACAGGCCAGGTCCATATGACCGGCCTGGCAGGGGAGGGCACCCGTCCTCCTTTGATCGCTATTAA
- the LOC110672454 gene encoding ACT domain-containing protein ACR10 isoform X2: MGVLHEDAVVISEAEKPGESTVITVNCPDKTGLGCDLCRIILLFGLSISRGDLQTDGKWCYVVLWVVGKPNTRWSLLKKRLLEVCPSYFSTSEISYYRPQNQEPKQPDVFLLKFWCSYDREGLLHDVTEVLCELELIIKRVKVSTAPDGRVMDLFFITDTRELLHMKNRQEETIHYLKDVLGDALISCEIEPAGAEVTACSQGSSFLPSAITEDMFSLELPDQRRNGFLTPNPVTVTVDNTLSPSHTLIQIFCEDHKGLMYDMMRTLKDYNIQICYGRFFASTKRNCEVDLFIMQADGKKIIDPNKQNALCSRLRMELLHPLRVAVVSRGPDTELLVANPVELSGRGRPLVFYDITLALQTLSGDWEAHDS; this comes from the exons ATGGGAGTATTGCATGAGGATGCGGTGGTAATCAGTGAGGCTGAGAAGCCTGGAGAGTCCACTGTGATCACTGTGAATTGCCCTGACAAAACTGGGCTTGGCTGTGATTTGTGCAGGATTATCTTGCTCTTTGGGCTAAGTATTTCTAGAGGAG ATTTGCAAACGGATGGGAAATGGTGCTACGTAGTGCTTTGGGTGGTGGGGAAGCCAAACACAAGGTGGAGTTTGTTGAAGAAGAGGCTACTGGAGGTATGCCCTTCATATTTTTCAACATCTGAAATCTCCTACTACAGGCCACAGAACCAGGAGCCAAAGCAGCCAGATGTGTTTCTCTTGAAGTTCTGGTGTTCTTATGACCGAGAAGGCCTTTTACATG ATGTAACTGAGGTTCTCTGTGAGTTGGAGCTGATCATAAAGAGAGTGAAGGTGTCCACTGCCCCAGACGGGAGAGTGATGGACCTCTTTTTCATCACAGATACTAG GGAACTCCTTCACATGAAAAATCGGCAAGAGGAAACAATTCACTATTTGAAGGATGTATTAGGAGATGCCTTGATAAGTTGTGAGATTGAACCAGCTGGTGCAGAAGTCACTGCATGTTCCCAAGGTTCATCTTTTCTTCCTTCTGCAATCACAGAAGACATGTTCAGTTTGGAGCTGCCTGACCAACGCCGAAATGGATTTCTTACCCCCAACCCTGTAACGGTTACAGTGGACAACACCCTGAGTCCTTCTCACACGCTTATTCAAATTTTCTGCGAAGATCACAAAGGTCTTATGTATGATATGATGAGAACCCTTAAGGATTATAACATCCAG ATTTGTTATGGAAGATTTTTTGCAAGCACAAAAAGGAACTGTGAAGTGGACTTGTTCATAATGCAAGCAGATGGCAAAAAGATAATTGACcccaataaacaaaatgcattgtGCTCTCGATTGAGAATGGAGCTTCTCCACCCCCTTAGAGTTGCTGTTGTTAGCCGTGGTCCTGATACAGAGCTGCTTGTTGCTAACCCTGTTGAGTTGTCTGGAAGGGGCAGGCCTCTTGTCTTTTACGATATTACACTGGCTCTCCAAACTCTAA GTGGAGATTGGGAGGCACATGATTCATGA
- the LOC110672456 gene encoding glycine-rich RNA-binding protein RZ1C isoform X1 encodes MASKEENRIFVGGLSWDVTERQLENAFSRYGKIIECQVMLERDTGRPRGFGFITYADRRAMDDAIREMHGREFGDRVISVNKAQPKMGGDDLDHGYRGSYSSSGGRGGGGYGGDRPLGQDECFKCGRLGHWARDCPAAGGRGGGGGSFSSRSRFPAGDRGDRFGGDRDRYVDNRYDGGRYGDRDRFDGRDKYGSRDRYASDRYPPGGDRFGSDRFGGSDRYAHNGYGKDRAYDRDGVGRGGSDRYGSGGPPRNDRGYRNRPGPYDRPGRGGHPSSFDRY; translated from the exons ATGGCTTCAAAGGAAGAGAACCGAATTTTCGTTGGAGGCTTGTCTTGGGACGTCACCGAACGACAGCTTGAGAATGCTTTTAGCCGCTATGGAAAAATCATCGAGTGTCAG GTCATGCTGGAAAGAGATACAGGTCGTCCACGTGGATTTGGTTTTATAACATATGCAGATCGTCGGGCCATGGATGATGCTATCAGGGAGATGCATGGACGGGAGTTTGGCGATCGTGTTATCTCAGTGAACAAGGCTCAACCTAAAATGGGAGGAGATGATTTAGATCATGGCTACAGGGGTAGCTACTCTTCATCGGGTGGCAGAGGAGGAGGAGGCTATGGGGGAGACAGACCTCTTGGGCAAGATGAATGCTTCAAGTGTGGGCGCCTAGGACACTGGGCCCGTGACTGTCCTGCTGCTGGTGGCCGTGGTGGAGGTGGAGGTTCATTCTCTTCACGTTCTAGGTTCCCTGCTGGTGACCGTGGCGACCGCTTTGGAGGGGATCGTGATCGATACGTGGATAACCGCTATGATGGAGGACGATATGGTGATAGGGACCGTTTTGATGGCAGAGACAAATATGGGAGCCGTGATCGCTATGCTAGTGACAG GTATCCTCCAGGTGGAGATCGCTTTGGAAGCGATAGATTTGGTGGTTCAGATCGTTATGCGCACAATGGTTATGGCAAAGACAGAGCCTACGATAGGGATGGTGTTGGAAGAGGAGGCAGTGATAGGTATGGAAGTGGAGGGCCTCCACGAAATGATAGGGGCTATAGGAACAGGCCAGGTCCATATGACCGGCCTGGCAGGGGAGGGCACCCGTCCTCCTTTGATCGCTATTAA